One window of the Oceanicaulis sp. genome contains the following:
- a CDS encoding TlyA family RNA methyltransferase, producing MRADRYLVDHGYFETRARAQAAIAAGRVRVNGAVIAKPSQTIPDGAAIEAEPAHPYVGRAALKLVAGLDAFGFDPKGLVCLDVGSSTGGFTEVLLERGAARVFAVDVGRDQLHPSLKADPRVTSLEGTDARDLDLQKLDGERPAMIVCDASFISLEKVLALPLSLAAPGAKLVALFKPPFEVGRAHVGKGGVVRDVEATGRAEDNARAFLARAGFDVLGTLDSPIAGGDGNRERLIGAVKAS from the coding sequence ATGCGCGCAGACCGCTATCTTGTCGATCACGGCTATTTCGAAACCCGCGCCCGGGCGCAGGCGGCGATCGCGGCCGGCCGGGTGCGCGTGAACGGCGCTGTGATCGCCAAACCTTCGCAGACCATTCCCGATGGCGCGGCGATCGAGGCCGAGCCCGCCCATCCTTATGTGGGCCGCGCAGCGCTGAAGCTCGTCGCGGGCCTCGACGCTTTCGGGTTCGATCCGAAAGGCCTCGTCTGTCTGGACGTGGGATCGAGCACGGGCGGGTTCACCGAAGTGCTGCTCGAACGCGGCGCGGCGCGGGTTTTCGCCGTCGATGTCGGGCGCGATCAGCTGCACCCCTCGCTGAAGGCCGATCCGCGCGTGACCAGCCTTGAAGGGACCGACGCGCGCGATCTCGACCTTCAAAAGCTGGACGGTGAACGTCCGGCGATGATCGTCTGCGACGCGAGCTTCATCAGCCTTGAGAAAGTCCTCGCCCTGCCGCTGTCGCTGGCTGCGCCGGGGGCGAAACTCGTGGCCCTGTTCAAGCCCCCGTTCGAGGTCGGCCGCGCCCATGTCGGCAAGGGCGGGGTGGTCAGGGACGTCGAGGCGACCGGGCGCGCAGAAGACAACGCCCGCGCCTTTCTGGCGCGGGCGGGGTTCGACGTGCTCGGAACGCTCGACAGTCCGATCGCCGGCGGCGACGGCAATCGCGAGCGCCTGATCGGTGCGGTGAAGGCGTCCTAG